In Proteus vulgaris, one DNA window encodes the following:
- the cydB gene encoding cytochrome d ubiquinol oxidase subunit II, which produces MFDYEVLRFVWWLLIGILLIGFAVTDGFDMGVGVLLRVIAKDDTERRILINSVAPHWDGNQVWLITAGGALFAAWPMVYAAAFSGFYFGMIFVLAALFFRPVGFDYRSKLESPKWRGMWDWGIFIGSFVPPLVIGVAFGNLLQGVPLEVDSMQRVSYNGTTNALINLLYLLNPYGLLAGVISLMMIVAHGASYLQMRTTGELHERTRKATYITSLITFIGFAVAGVWLIYGIDGFIITSAIDTAGPSSPLLKTVSHEAGAWMTNYNNYPVLWALPALGLLSPLLAIVATKANKGGWAFLFTSLTIACVILTCGVTMFPFVMPSSTFPDVSLTMWDATSSLFTLQVMTVVAIIFVPIVLLYTIWCYWKMHGRLDKKFIEGNNHTLY; this is translated from the coding sequence ATGTTTGATTATGAAGTATTGCGATTTGTTTGGTGGCTACTGATTGGTATCTTACTGATTGGCTTTGCAGTCACTGATGGTTTTGATATGGGTGTCGGTGTGTTACTACGCGTTATCGCGAAAGATGACACTGAACGCCGTATTTTGATTAACTCTGTTGCACCTCACTGGGATGGTAACCAAGTTTGGTTAATCACCGCCGGTGGTGCATTATTCGCTGCATGGCCAATGGTTTATGCTGCGGCATTCTCTGGTTTCTATTTTGGTATGATTTTCGTACTGGCGGCATTATTCTTCCGTCCTGTAGGTTTTGACTACCGTTCTAAACTAGAATCTCCGAAATGGCGTGGTATGTGGGATTGGGGTATCTTTATTGGTAGCTTCGTTCCACCATTAGTTATCGGTGTTGCTTTTGGTAACCTGCTACAAGGTGTTCCATTAGAAGTCGATAGCATGCAACGTGTTTCTTATAACGGTACAACTAACGCGTTAATCAACCTACTGTACCTATTAAACCCATACGGTTTATTAGCTGGTGTGATTAGCTTAATGATGATTGTTGCACATGGTGCAAGTTATCTTCAAATGCGTACCACTGGTGAGTTACATGAACGTACTCGTAAAGCTACTTACATCACCTCTTTAATCACGTTCATTGGTTTTGCTGTTGCGGGCGTATGGTTAATCTATGGTATTGATGGCTTTATCATAACAAGTGCAATTGATACAGCAGGTCCTTCATCTCCACTACTGAAAACTGTTTCTCATGAAGCAGGTGCTTGGATGACTAACTACAACAATTATCCAGTATTGTGGGCATTGCCTGCATTAGGTCTGTTATCTCCTTTACTGGCGATTGTTGCAACTAAAGCAAATAAAGGTGGTTGGGCATTCCTGTTCACTTCACTGACTATTGCTTGTGTTATCCTAACTTGTGGTGTGACTATGTTCCCATTTGTGATGCCTTCAAGTACGTTCCCAGATGTGAGCTTAACAATGTGGGATGCAACTTCTAGCTTGTTTACTCTGCAAGTCATGACAGTTGTTGCGATTATCTTTGTACCTATCGTTCTCCTTTACACTATCTGGTGTTACTGGAAAATGCATGGTCGCCTCGATAAGAAATTTATCGAAGGTAATAATCATACTCTTTACTAA
- the cydX gene encoding cytochrome bd-I oxidase subunit CydX, producing MWYFAWLLGTLFACSIAVIAGLAYEHAEAKKTSESEE from the coding sequence ATGTGGTATTTTGCATGGCTTCTCGGCACACTCTTCGCTTGTAGTATTGCGGTGATCGCAGGACTGGCTTACGAGCATGCTGAAGCGAAAAAAACTTCAGAAAGTGAAGAATAA
- the ybgE gene encoding cyd operon protein YbgE → MLDKSYQLLDKGPIRALVLIMALVMAFCVMWDPSRFAANTSSLAIWQGILLIWSVCAGATFGLAFRPKHVIAKCLLHPIPAIIVLVVGLSYFFF, encoded by the coding sequence ATGTTGGACAAAAGTTACCAACTACTAGACAAGGGCCCTATTAGGGCTCTTGTTTTAATCATGGCGTTGGTGATGGCATTTTGTGTTATGTGGGATCCTAGCCGATTTGCGGCGAACACCAGTTCATTGGCAATTTGGCAAGGTATCCTTCTTATTTGGTCGGTTTGTGCAGGGGCGACTTTTGGCCTAGCATTTCGTCCTAAACATGTAATTGCAAAATGTTTATTGCACCCAATCCCTGCAATTATTGTTTTAGTTGTAGGGCTAAGTTATTTCTTCTTTTAA
- a CDS encoding LysR family transcriptional regulator translates to MQNQIDRIRSFIAVVDTGSFTQAAKYLRLSKSMVSIHIKALETELNVSLLNRNTRRFTLTETGEMLYQDFRQVLIQLEQTLDKARLGQQELQGSLRLSSTAEFGEYYILPLLSQFMQLHSKLKVQYTFNSSIEDLINHKLDLAIRLGTLKDSNYRSTKLANYEISLVISPDLLQKFSIKTINDLSAIPYLANSNLRQSKLSTSAQFSALLSQLAQDAYFETNTIAALKKMALAHSGMTILPHWYIHQELLEGRLVVLFPEYSLLTQSVNIIFPYSEHIPRKARLFIDYLKENIHL, encoded by the coding sequence ATGCAAAATCAAATTGATCGAATTCGCTCTTTTATTGCTGTTGTTGATACCGGATCATTTACTCAAGCGGCGAAATATTTGCGCTTGAGTAAATCAATGGTGAGTATTCATATCAAAGCATTAGAAACAGAGTTAAATGTCTCATTACTCAATCGTAATACTCGTCGATTTACGCTGACAGAGACTGGCGAGATGCTTTATCAAGATTTCCGCCAAGTGTTAATTCAGTTAGAGCAAACATTAGATAAAGCCAGATTGGGTCAGCAAGAACTACAGGGATCGTTGCGATTAAGTTCAACGGCTGAATTTGGTGAATATTATATTTTACCGTTACTTAGTCAATTTATGCAATTACACTCAAAGTTGAAAGTACAGTACACCTTTAATTCTTCCATTGAGGATTTAATAAATCATAAGTTAGATTTAGCTATTCGTTTAGGTACATTAAAAGACAGTAATTATCGCTCAACCAAATTGGCTAATTACGAGATAAGTTTAGTTATTTCACCTGATTTGTTGCAGAAATTCTCGATAAAAACCATCAACGACTTAAGTGCTATTCCCTATTTAGCAAACAGTAATTTACGTCAAAGTAAACTATCAACTTCTGCACAGTTTAGTGCCCTGCTCTCTCAATTAGCGCAAGATGCCTATTTTGAAACTAATACTATTGCCGCATTAAAAAAGATGGCTCTTGCACATTCTGGGATGACTATTTTGCCACATTGGTATATTCATCAAGAATTATTAGAAGGCCGATTAGTCGTACTGTTTCCTGAATACTCATTGTTAACGCAGTCCGTGAATATTATTTTTCCTTATAGTGAACACATCCCCAGAAAAGCACGTTTATTTATTGATTACTTAAAAGAGAATATTCACTTATAA
- a CDS encoding MFS transporter: protein MTYRYQIAAIFLLGFFIDCINIFMSAIALPALADDMQISIVSVTWVSNSYILGLTLIIPLSHWLSQRFGIRALMVTSMLMFSLSVALVGSSDSFSELILWRFIQGVSGGLLIPIGQALTFQYFQGHERSKISTIIMAIALIAPAISPTLGGFIVDMASWRWVFYSNIPFSLLTAFLAFIWVKEPLPKENTTPDIKGIILISLLIVSGLFALSAYGEYHSTLLALVIAVLSVCFAVLYYYHYRRHTSPVINLALLKNRNLSISIFIYYCIPGVFTGVNILAIFYLQQYLKFTAQGTGVFMLLYALGAFISMTISGVLYNKLGMKRLFVFALLLHSAGIALLIFVNSNTDILLLIIAYLVIGIGGGIGANTAQTTALYDFNSQKLVQASVIWNINRQVVFSVGATVVAMLFNIFSLFCLPQIAYNMTFLICALIGILPLTLLFTLKKKSIAQEIKDEN, encoded by the coding sequence ATGACTTACCGCTATCAAATTGCAGCTATATTTCTACTCGGTTTCTTTATAGATTGTATTAATATTTTTATGTCAGCAATTGCATTGCCTGCACTCGCTGATGATATGCAAATTTCCATTGTTTCAGTGACTTGGGTTTCAAATAGCTATATCTTGGGGTTGACGTTAATCATTCCATTAAGTCATTGGTTATCACAGCGTTTTGGAATTAGAGCATTGATGGTGACATCGATGTTGATGTTTAGTTTGTCTGTGGCGCTAGTGGGAAGCTCAGATTCATTTAGTGAACTTATTTTGTGGCGTTTTATTCAAGGTGTTAGTGGTGGATTATTGATCCCAATTGGACAAGCGCTAACTTTTCAATATTTTCAAGGACATGAAAGAAGCAAAATATCTACGATCATTATGGCGATAGCTTTAATCGCTCCTGCAATATCGCCTACATTAGGTGGATTTATTGTTGATATGGCTTCTTGGCGTTGGGTGTTTTATAGCAATATTCCTTTCTCATTGCTAACTGCATTTTTAGCCTTTATTTGGGTAAAAGAGCCATTACCTAAAGAAAATACTACACCGGATATTAAAGGTATCATTCTTATTAGTTTGCTCATTGTATCAGGGTTGTTTGCTCTATCGGCTTATGGTGAGTATCACTCAACATTACTTGCATTAGTCATAGCGGTATTATCGGTATGTTTTGCAGTACTTTATTATTACCATTATCGACGCCATACATCTCCAGTTATTAATTTAGCACTATTAAAAAATAGAAACTTATCGATCTCTATTTTTATTTATTATTGTATTCCTGGTGTTTTTACTGGTGTAAATATTCTTGCGATTTTTTATTTACAACAATATTTAAAATTTACTGCTCAAGGCACAGGTGTTTTCATGTTGTTATATGCACTTGGGGCTTTTATTTCAATGACAATAAGTGGCGTGTTATATAATAAATTGGGCATGAAACGTTTATTTGTTTTTGCTCTATTATTACATAGTGCAGGTATTGCTTTATTAATATTTGTAAATAGTAATACTGATATACTTTTATTAATTATTGCTTATCTAGTTATCGGAATTGGTGGCGGGATTGGTGCTAATACTGCGCAAACAACGGCTTTATATGATTTTAACTCACAGAAATTAGTTCAAGCCAGTGTTATTTGGAATATTAATAGACAGGTCGTTTTTAGTGTCGGAGCAACCGTTGTTGCTATGTTATTTAATATTTTTTCTCTTTTTTGCTTACCACAAATCGCTTATAACATGACATTTTTAATATGCGCTTTAATTGGCATATTGCCTCTCACACTATTATTTACACTAAAGAAAAAAAGTATTGCACAGGAAATAAAAGATGAAAATTAA
- the ybgC gene encoding tol-pal system-associated acyl-CoA thioesterase: MQFLWPVRVYYEDTDAGGVVYHASYLKYFERARTELLREKGFHQHDLREYDHVVFVVRKLSIEYIAPARLDELLQVESEITTLRGASMTFSQKLINQDGYVLCSADVLVVCVDSLKMKPVALPKSIIAEFK; encoded by the coding sequence ATGCAGTTTCTTTGGCCTGTTCGTGTTTATTATGAAGATACTGATGCCGGTGGTGTAGTCTATCATGCCAGCTATCTAAAATATTTTGAACGCGCCCGAACAGAACTACTCAGAGAAAAAGGTTTTCATCAGCATGATTTACGGGAGTATGATCATGTTGTATTTGTTGTACGTAAATTATCAATAGAATATATTGCACCAGCTCGACTTGATGAGCTTTTACAAGTAGAAAGTGAAATTACCACATTACGTGGTGCATCAATGACATTTTCTCAAAAGCTTATTAATCAAGATGGTTATGTTTTGTGTAGCGCAGATGTGCTTGTTGTCTGCGTAGATTCATTAAAAATGAAGCCTGTAGCGCTTCCTAAGTCCATTATCGCGGAGTTTAAGTAG
- the tolQ gene encoding Tol-Pal system protein TolQ, producing MADMNVIDLFLKAGLLVKLIMLILIGFSIASWAIIIQRTKVLNAADREAADFEDKFWSGTDLARLYKDSQARRDELSGSEQIFHSGFKEFARLHQASVHAPDAVVNGASRAMRVSFNRELESLETHIPFLGTVGSISPYIGLFGTVWGIMHAFIALGSVKQATLQMVAPGIAEALIATAIGLFAAIPAVMAYNRFTQRVTKLEQSYDNFMEEFLTILHRQAFASAEKK from the coding sequence GTGGCTGACATGAATGTTATCGATCTCTTTCTAAAAGCAGGGCTTTTAGTTAAGTTGATCATGTTGATTTTAATCGGATTTTCTATTGCATCTTGGGCGATTATTATTCAGCGAACTAAAGTTCTGAATGCCGCTGATCGTGAAGCTGCAGATTTTGAAGATAAATTCTGGTCAGGTACTGACTTGGCTCGTTTATATAAAGATAGCCAAGCTCGTCGTGATGAGTTATCAGGCTCAGAGCAAATTTTTCATTCCGGTTTTAAAGAGTTTGCACGTTTACATCAAGCAAGCGTTCATGCCCCTGATGCAGTTGTAAATGGTGCATCAAGAGCAATGCGAGTCTCTTTCAATCGTGAATTAGAATCACTAGAAACTCACATTCCGTTCCTTGGTACTGTTGGTTCTATCAGCCCATATATTGGCCTGTTTGGTACAGTATGGGGGATTATGCATGCATTTATTGCATTAGGTAGTGTTAAACAAGCAACATTACAAATGGTCGCACCCGGCATTGCTGAAGCATTGATTGCAACAGCTATCGGTTTATTTGCGGCGATCCCCGCAGTTATGGCTTATAACCGGTTTACGCAGCGTGTAACTAAACTGGAACAAAGTTACGATAACTTTATGGAAGAGTTCCTGACGATTTTACATCGCCAAGCTTTTGCCTCAGCAGAAAAGAAATAG
- the tolR gene encoding colicin uptake protein TolR, with the protein MARGRSNRRGVKSEINIVPLLDVLLVLLLIFMATAPIISQSVEVDLPEATDTQTVSTSDNPPVIVEVAGIGQYNIRVDQEVLELLPQEQIMAEAKRQLEKNPKVIFLIGGAKDVPYDEIIKALNMLRQAGVKSVGLMTQPM; encoded by the coding sequence ATGGCACGAGGTCGCAGTAACCGCCGAGGCGTAAAATCAGAGATTAACATTGTTCCTTTGCTTGACGTATTGTTAGTGCTTTTGCTTATTTTTATGGCAACAGCGCCTATCATTTCGCAAAGTGTTGAAGTTGATCTTCCTGAAGCAACAGATACACAAACTGTTTCAACCAGTGATAATCCCCCGGTGATTGTCGAGGTTGCAGGAATTGGGCAATATAATATTCGTGTTGATCAAGAAGTATTAGAATTATTGCCTCAAGAACAGATTATGGCTGAAGCTAAACGACAATTGGAAAAAAATCCGAAAGTTATATTTCTGATTGGCGGTGCTAAAGATGTTCCTTATGATGAGATAATTAAAGCGCTCAACATGTTACGTCAAGCAGGTGTTAAATCTGTAGGTTTAATGACTCAGCCTATGTAA
- the tolA gene encoding cell envelope integrity protein TolA, which produces MGKKTKPIRSKLSRSVILSTALHLLVIALLIWGSLTQKWDLGGGGGEGGQVIDAIMVDPNAVVQQYNQQKAQQANVQKAEQERKARAEQQEEELRQQQMKEQERLKTLEVERLQAKEAAEAQKREAALAATKAKEEQKVAEEAAAQAKAERDRILKEQADAKKQAEAEAKKQAELAAKQKAEEAKAKAEADAKAKAEADAKAKAEADAKAKAAAEAKAKAAAEAKAKAAAQQQSKAVDSLLDGLVADGSKQSGASAAGQGGGNRTGANGEGVDRYKGQLKVAIEQKFIDPELYKGKTCELRISIAPDGLLVSAKIEGGDPALCQVALRAANTAKLPKPPKDVYEQVKSSVIEFKP; this is translated from the coding sequence GTGGGAAAGAAGACGAAGCCAATCCGAAGTAAATTGAGCCGTTCAGTTATCTTGTCTACTGCCTTGCATTTGCTTGTTATCGCATTGCTTATCTGGGGGTCATTAACTCAGAAGTGGGATTTAGGTGGTGGCGGTGGTGAAGGCGGGCAAGTTATTGATGCTATTATGGTCGATCCTAATGCTGTAGTACAACAGTATAATCAGCAAAAAGCGCAACAGGCTAACGTCCAAAAAGCAGAACAAGAACGTAAAGCGCGTGCAGAGCAACAAGAAGAAGAGTTGCGTCAGCAGCAAATGAAAGAACAAGAACGTTTGAAAACGTTAGAAGTTGAACGTTTACAAGCAAAAGAGGCAGCAGAGGCTCAAAAACGCGAAGCCGCGTTAGCTGCCACCAAAGCGAAAGAAGAACAAAAAGTTGCTGAAGAAGCGGCCGCACAAGCGAAAGCAGAGCGTGATCGCATCTTAAAAGAACAAGCAGATGCTAAAAAACAAGCAGAAGCTGAAGCGAAAAAACAAGCAGAATTAGCAGCAAAACAAAAAGCAGAAGAAGCTAAGGCGAAAGCCGAAGCCGATGCGAAAGCAAAAGCTGAAGCAGATGCTAAAGCAAAGGCTGAAGCCGATGCTAAAGCTAAAGCTGCCGCAGAAGCTAAAGCAAAAGCCGCCGCAGAAGCTAAAGCAAAAGCAGCAGCTCAACAGCAAAGTAAAGCAGTAGATAGTCTGCTTGATGGTTTAGTGGCTGATGGTAGCAAACAAAGCGGAGCTTCAGCTGCGGGTCAAGGTGGTGGAAATCGCACTGGTGCAAATGGCGAAGGTGTCGATCGCTATAAAGGTCAGTTGAAAGTTGCAATAGAACAGAAGTTCATTGATCCCGAGTTATACAAAGGTAAAACTTGTGAGCTAAGAATTAGTATTGCACCTGATGGTCTACTAGTTAGTGCGAAGATTGAAGGTGGTGATCCAGCATTATGCCAAGTAGCACTGCGAGCAGCCAATACAGCGAAATTACCGAAGCCACCAAAAGATGTCTATGAACAAGTAAAATCATCAGTAATTGAGTTTAAACCCTAA
- the tolB gene encoding Tol-Pal system beta propeller repeat protein TolB, with protein sequence MKQALNVIFGLLILCVTTLANAEVRIEITQGVNTARPIGVVPFKWEGTGQMPEDIAGVIAADLRNSGKFNPIDVSRLPQQPVTASEVQPALWTALGIDSVVVGRVQPSADGQYLVSYQLVDVAGSPGAVLSQSEFKVPSKWLRYSAHTASDEVFEKLTGIRGAFRTRIAYVVVTNGGAYPYELRVSDYDGFNQDRVYRSSQPLMSPAWSPDGAKLAYVTFESGQSALVVQTLATGEIRQIASFPRHNGAPSFSPDGSKLAFALSKSGSLNLYVMDLASGNMTQVTNGRSNNTEPNWMPDGQTLVYTSDQGGRPQIYKVNINGGTPERITWEGKQNQNPAVSPDGSFLVMVSSESGRQHIAKQDLETNSVQYLTDTFLDETPSIAPNGTMVIYSSTQGLGTILQLVSTDGRFKARLPATDGQVKSPAWSPFM encoded by the coding sequence ATGAAGCAGGCATTAAATGTTATCTTCGGACTTTTAATTTTATGCGTAACCACTCTGGCTAACGCTGAAGTTCGAATTGAAATTACGCAAGGGGTGAATACTGCACGCCCTATCGGTGTTGTTCCTTTTAAATGGGAAGGCACAGGTCAAATGCCAGAAGATATCGCTGGTGTTATCGCAGCTGATTTACGCAATAGTGGAAAATTTAATCCTATTGATGTATCCCGTTTACCTCAACAGCCAGTCACAGCTTCTGAAGTCCAACCTGCACTTTGGACTGCATTAGGGATTGATTCTGTTGTTGTTGGACGCGTACAACCGTCAGCGGATGGCCAATATTTAGTAAGCTATCAATTAGTTGATGTTGCTGGCTCTCCAGGCGCGGTTTTATCTCAAAGTGAGTTTAAAGTTCCATCAAAATGGCTACGTTATTCTGCTCACACTGCCAGTGATGAAGTGTTTGAAAAACTGACTGGTATTCGTGGTGCATTCCGTACACGTATTGCTTATGTTGTTGTGACTAATGGTGGCGCATATCCTTATGAATTGCGTGTTTCTGACTATGATGGTTTTAACCAAGATCGTGTTTATCGCTCATCACAGCCATTAATGTCACCAGCGTGGTCACCAGATGGTGCTAAACTTGCTTATGTTACATTTGAAAGTGGTCAATCCGCTTTAGTTGTACAAACATTAGCGACAGGTGAAATTCGCCAAATAGCATCATTCCCAAGACATAATGGTGCACCTTCGTTTTCACCAGATGGCTCTAAGCTAGCATTTGCGCTTTCAAAGAGTGGTAGCTTAAATCTGTATGTTATGGATTTAGCAAGTGGGAATATGACACAGGTAACCAATGGCAGAAGCAACAATACTGAGCCAAATTGGATGCCAGATGGACAAACCTTAGTCTATACTTCAGATCAAGGTGGACGTCCACAAATATACAAAGTGAATATTAACGGTGGAACACCAGAGCGTATTACGTGGGAAGGTAAGCAAAACCAAAATCCTGCGGTAAGCCCAGATGGTAGTTTCTTAGTTATGGTGAGTTCTGAAAGCGGTAGGCAACATATCGCTAAGCAGGATCTGGAAACGAATTCCGTACAATATCTAACAGATACGTTTCTGGATGAAACGCCAAGCATCGCGCCTAACGGCACAATGGTTATTTATAGCTCTACACAAGGCTTAGGCACCATTTTGCAGCTAGTATCGACTGATGGACGTTTCAAAGCGCGTCTTCCGGCGACTGATGGTCAGGTTAAATCACCTGCCTGGTCACCGTTTATGTGA
- the pal gene encoding peptidoglycan-associated lipoprotein Pal, whose product MQLNKVFKGLMLALPLVAVAACSSNKNEDQTDTNNVPVVEQGPTAEELARQQLEQLKQQNIVYFGFDKYDISSDYANLLDAHAAFLRANPSVRITVEGHADERGTPEYNIALGERRANAVKMYLQGKGVSADQLSIVSYGKEKPAVLGHDEAAYAKNRRAVLDY is encoded by the coding sequence ATGCAATTAAACAAAGTGTTTAAAGGGTTGATGTTAGCATTACCACTCGTTGCTGTTGCAGCATGTAGCTCAAACAAAAACGAAGATCAAACTGATACAAACAATGTACCAGTTGTTGAACAAGGTCCTACTGCTGAAGAATTAGCACGTCAGCAATTAGAACAACTGAAACAACAAAACATCGTTTACTTCGGTTTTGACAAATATGACATTAGCTCAGACTACGCTAACCTGTTAGATGCACACGCTGCATTCCTGCGTGCTAATCCTTCAGTACGTATCACTGTAGAAGGTCATGCTGACGAACGCGGTACTCCAGAATACAACATCGCTCTGGGCGAACGTCGTGCTAACGCTGTGAAAATGTACCTACAAGGTAAAGGCGTATCTGCTGATCAACTGTCAATCGTATCTTACGGTAAAGAAAAACCAGCTGTACTGGGTCATGACGAAGCCGCTTATGCGAAAAACCGTCGTGCAGTACTGGATTACTAA
- the cpoB gene encoding cell division protein CpoB, with product MNNSNFRPFLMSLLLLVGVAAPVAAIAQAPISNIGSGSTDERLAQLERFSNAHSQLLTQLQQQLADSQRDIDMLRGQIQENQYQLNQVVERQRNIYQQLDSLGGGASTSTEATQPDNATSSTPSATTNSGQGDEKADYNAAIDIVLNSKDYDKAIVELNNFINNYPKSSYQSNAHFWLGQMYYLKGNKDQAASTFAIVVKNYPKSQKASEAFYKIGLIMQEKGQKDNAKAIYQQVIKQYPNSAGAKLAQKQLAAL from the coding sequence ATGAACAACAGTAACTTCAGACCTTTCTTGATGAGTCTGTTGTTACTGGTTGGCGTAGCGGCTCCTGTAGCCGCTATTGCCCAAGCGCCAATCAGTAATATCGGTTCAGGTTCGACCGATGAACGACTCGCCCAACTTGAGCGTTTTTCAAATGCTCACAGCCAGCTTTTGACCCAATTACAGCAACAACTTGCTGATTCTCAGCGTGATATTGATATGTTGCGTGGTCAAATTCAGGAAAATCAATACCAGCTAAACCAAGTTGTCGAACGCCAACGCAATATCTATCAACAATTAGATAGCCTTGGTGGCGGTGCTTCTACATCGACGGAAGCCACTCAACCTGATAATGCTACTTCTTCAACACCTTCTGCTACAACTAATTCTGGGCAAGGTGATGAGAAGGCTGATTATAATGCAGCAATTGATATCGTATTGAATTCAAAAGATTACGATAAGGCAATTGTTGAATTAAACAACTTTATCAATAACTATCCTAAATCTAGCTATCAATCAAATGCACATTTTTGGTTGGGTCAGATGTATTACTTAAAAGGTAATAAGGATCAGGCAGCAAGTACATTTGCTATTGTTGTTAAAAACTATCCGAAATCTCAAAAAGCAAGTGAAGCCTTTTATAAAATTGGTCTGATCATGCAAGAGAAAGGGCAAAAGGATAATGCTAAAGCTATTTATCAACAAGTGATTAAGCAATATCCAAATAGTGCTGGCGCTAAATTAGCACAAAAGCAGTTAGCAGCACTCTAA